The Terriglobia bacterium genome has a window encoding:
- a CDS encoding dimethylargininase, translating into MRLAITREVSRQIGLCELTYQARQPINIDLARIQHRLYEECLRAAGCSVHRLPEEPDLPDSVFVEDAAVVLDELAVITRPGAVIRRQETRSVADALRPYRHLVCVEAPGVLDGGDVLRLGRNLFVGLSQRSNEAATRQLHEMLQGYGYAVTGVQVKGCLHLKSAVTQVAENVVLINPHWVDGSAFNSMQLIEVDPNEPSAANALMIGDSVVFPSAYPATRRRLEARGIQVRVVDASELAKAEGGVTCCSLIL; encoded by the coding sequence ATGCGTCTCGCGATCACCCGTGAGGTCAGCCGGCAGATTGGATTGTGCGAGCTCACCTATCAGGCCCGCCAGCCGATCAACATCGACCTGGCCAGGATACAGCATCGTCTTTATGAGGAATGCCTGCGTGCCGCAGGCTGTTCGGTGCACCGCCTTCCCGAGGAACCCGATCTCCCGGACTCCGTGTTCGTAGAGGATGCCGCTGTCGTGTTGGATGAGTTGGCGGTGATCACACGGCCGGGAGCCGTCATACGAAGGCAGGAGACTCGATCTGTCGCAGATGCCCTGCGCCCCTACCGGCACCTGGTCTGCGTTGAAGCCCCGGGAGTCCTTGATGGGGGAGATGTGCTGCGCCTCGGCAGGAACCTGTTCGTTGGCCTCTCGCAAAGAAGCAACGAGGCGGCCACCCGGCAATTGCACGAAATGCTGCAGGGCTACGGCTACGCCGTGACCGGTGTGCAGGTGAAGGGCTGCCTGCACCTGAAGTCTGCCGTGACGCAGGTCGCCGAGAACGTGGTGCTGATCAATCCTCATTGGGTTGACGGTAGCGCATTCAATTCGATGCAGTTGATCGAGGTAGATCCCAACGAGCCGTCCGCAGCCAACGCGCTCATGATCGGCGACAGCGTGGTGTTCCCTTCGGCGTATCCGGCCACGCGGAGGCGTTTGGAGGCACGCGGAATTCAGGTCCGCGTCGTCGATGCCTCGGAGCTGGCCAAGGCCGAGGGAGGAGTCACCTGCTGCAGCCTGATCCTTTAA
- a CDS encoding isochorismatase family protein: MELLDVNRSVVLIIDLQGKLMEMIERPGLVIAATKRLLKLAELFKVPIVMTEQYPQGLGGTHSEIRAAFDAVKTPKWYLDKTSFGCCGDPGFENLFREARPGLGSAQQQIVVAGIEAHICVMQTVIELLRQGSQVYLCWECISGRGAEYRRHALDRMTQAGAVLTNHESVAFEWAQDKNHPQFKAMNALFKEGQLLA; this comes from the coding sequence ATGGAACTTTTGGATGTGAACCGCAGCGTCGTGCTCATCATCGATCTTCAGGGCAAATTGATGGAAATGATTGAGCGGCCCGGCCTGGTTATTGCAGCGACAAAGAGGCTCCTGAAGCTGGCAGAACTGTTCAAAGTGCCTATCGTGATGACAGAGCAGTACCCGCAAGGCCTGGGAGGAACTCATTCCGAGATTCGCGCCGCTTTCGATGCGGTGAAAACACCCAAGTGGTATCTGGATAAAACGAGTTTCGGCTGTTGCGGCGATCCCGGTTTCGAAAACCTGTTCCGAGAGGCGAGGCCGGGTCTTGGAAGTGCGCAGCAGCAGATTGTCGTGGCGGGGATCGAGGCCCACATCTGCGTGATGCAGACGGTCATAGAGCTCCTGAGGCAGGGCAGCCAGGTCTATCTCTGCTGGGAGTGCATCAGCGGCCGCGGCGCGGAGTATCGCCGGCATGCGCTCGACCGCATGACCCAGGCGGGCGCCGTGCTCACCAACCATGAATCTGTCGCCTTCGAATGGGCGCAGGACAAAAATCATCCGCAGTTCAAGGCCATGAACGCCTTGTTCAAGGAGGGGCAACTGCTCGCATAA